A single window of Spirosoma linguale DSM 74 DNA harbors:
- a CDS encoding small GTP-binding protein (KEGG: dal:Dalk_3770 small GTP-binding protein~TIGRFAM: small GTP-binding protein~PFAM: Miro domain protein; leucine-rich repeat protein; Ras family protein~SMART: Ras small GTPase, Rab type; leucine-rich repeat-containing protein typical subtype), which translates to MKPHIKEKLQSLSSNTNNIQLINGRLKEFPVELRKCEKMRTLDLFGNSIQKIPDWVYSLKRLEHLSLRNNSIKEVPTIVFTLENIKYLNLADNQIQDINSSNFTNLMNIEKVDIGYNDIKLIPFGRIDYPKCKTLAIQGNKLEEFPSAISQVNTLEKLVISENEISSIEDDAFLGLENLEELDLSFNRLTYLPSSLGKLTKLKKLNLSGNNIRSLPKEFENLVSLESLGLDGNPLERVPLEISAQGVSGIINYHLSLGDNVQLFEAKLLIVGQGNVGKTFLMNRLIHDSIPETQTTEGIDIKTWKIQTNSSPDFRVNIWDFGGQEIYHSTHQFFLTKRSLYLLVWEARTDQHLISFDYWLNVIRLLSNNSPIIIALNKIDERIANIDEKSLKAKFKNIVGFYQVSAKNGQNIAQLTSKISTEINTLPLIGDKLPKVWLEIRTELESLESNYIPAERYLAICNQHGLSNKRALFLSQYFHDLGVFLHFQDDTLLRNLVFLKPEWATNAVYRILDSKDVINREGEFDSDMLDIILNEFERDKRPYIVNLMKKFELCFEVSRDTYLIPELLSPETLEFDWNYSNNLRFEYHYDFMPAGIMARFIVRTRNLVHDRTFWKNGVIIQRENTRALVTTDQYSRKLYIWIHGPNSSFLLEIIRKELDEIHISLNYPDVPEKIPCICQECANSTKPHLFNYLFVKRVGQDNTFRTIPCEVSATGVTVHKLLGLYRIESSESDNNPIYSLDKILEDLIEVSSRILERKFQKKIEDLVNDDIVDLLRTKGHNIADQTRSGASGSGKGAGEIDIMIRKNNGIPVTIIECFRLESCGPKNMVVAEHLKKLLTRYDTHELKRKFVIVFGEAERFDNLWINYSDYIKSINSNDTYGDKYPLSGFSVRDDLNSFSNMKVGVSRHENNGEIIEVVHLVLNMK; encoded by the coding sequence ATGAAGCCACACATCAAAGAAAAATTACAAAGTTTGAGCTCAAACACTAATAACATACAGCTAATTAACGGCAGATTAAAAGAATTCCCTGTCGAACTTAGAAAGTGTGAAAAAATGCGAACGCTCGATTTATTTGGAAACTCGATTCAAAAAATTCCCGATTGGGTCTACAGTCTCAAAAGATTAGAGCACTTAAGCTTGAGAAACAATTCTATTAAAGAAGTTCCAACTATTGTATTTACACTTGAAAACATTAAATATTTAAATCTAGCAGACAATCAGATTCAAGATATAAATAGTAGCAACTTCACGAATCTAATGAATATTGAAAAAGTGGATATTGGTTATAATGACATAAAATTAATTCCATTTGGACGAATAGATTATCCAAAATGCAAGACTCTAGCTATTCAAGGCAATAAATTAGAAGAATTTCCGAGTGCAATCAGTCAAGTTAATACTCTCGAAAAGCTAGTTATATCAGAAAATGAAATTAGTTCTATTGAAGACGATGCATTTCTTGGACTTGAAAATTTAGAAGAACTTGATTTAAGCTTCAATCGACTTACATACTTACCATCAAGTCTTGGTAAGCTAACTAAACTTAAAAAGCTAAATTTAAGTGGGAATAATATTCGCTCATTGCCCAAAGAATTTGAGAATCTTGTTTCACTTGAATCCCTCGGTTTAGATGGTAATCCACTTGAAAGAGTACCTTTAGAAATTTCGGCTCAAGGAGTTTCAGGAATTATAAACTATCATCTATCATTAGGTGATAATGTTCAACTATTCGAAGCAAAGCTCTTAATTGTTGGTCAAGGTAATGTTGGCAAAACATTCTTAATGAATCGTTTAATACATGATTCTATACCAGAGACCCAAACGACTGAAGGAATTGACATAAAAACATGGAAAATTCAGACAAATTCATCACCTGACTTCAGGGTCAATATTTGGGACTTTGGTGGTCAGGAAATATACCACTCAACTCATCAGTTTTTTCTTACGAAACGTTCTCTTTACTTATTAGTCTGGGAAGCGAGGACGGACCAGCATCTTATCAGCTTTGATTATTGGCTCAATGTAATTCGCCTTCTAAGCAATAATTCACCTATAATAATTGCTTTAAATAAGATTGATGAAAGGATCGCCAATATTGACGAAAAATCGCTAAAAGCTAAATTCAAAAATATCGTTGGTTTTTACCAAGTTAGCGCAAAAAATGGCCAAAATATAGCACAATTAACCTCAAAAATTTCGACTGAAATCAATACATTACCTTTGATCGGTGATAAGCTTCCGAAAGTATGGCTAGAAATAAGAACAGAACTGGAATCCTTAGAATCGAATTATATCCCAGCTGAAAGGTATTTAGCCATTTGTAACCAACATGGATTATCTAATAAAAGAGCTCTTTTTCTAAGCCAATATTTTCATGACTTAGGCGTTTTTCTTCATTTTCAGGACGATACTCTGCTAAGAAACTTAGTATTTTTAAAACCAGAGTGGGCTACAAATGCGGTTTACAGAATTCTTGATTCGAAGGATGTTATTAATCGAGAAGGTGAGTTTGACTCTGATATGCTAGATATCATTCTCAACGAATTCGAACGTGATAAACGTCCTTACATAGTTAATTTGATGAAAAAGTTTGAATTGTGTTTCGAAGTATCAAGAGACACATATCTTATTCCAGAGCTGCTATCGCCCGAAACACTCGAATTTGATTGGAATTATAGTAATAATTTACGTTTCGAATATCACTATGATTTTATGCCAGCAGGAATTATGGCTCGTTTTATAGTGAGAACAAGGAATTTAGTTCACGATAGAACATTTTGGAAGAATGGAGTTATTATTCAGAGAGAAAATACCAGAGCATTAGTAACTACTGATCAGTACTCTAGAAAACTTTATATATGGATTCACGGGCCTAATTCATCGTTTTTGCTTGAAATTATTAGAAAAGAGTTAGATGAAATTCATATATCTTTGAATTACCCTGATGTTCCTGAAAAAATCCCATGTATTTGCCAAGAATGTGCTAATTCAACAAAGCCACACTTATTTAACTATTTGTTTGTTAAGAGAGTGGGTCAAGATAATACTTTTAGGACTATTCCTTGTGAGGTAAGTGCTACAGGTGTTACAGTTCATAAGCTTCTCGGACTATACAGAATAGAAAGTTCTGAATCTGATAATAATCCAATATATTCTCTTGATAAAATATTAGAAGATCTTATCGAGGTAAGTTCAAGAATTCTTGAGCGAAAGTTTCAAAAGAAAATTGAAGATTTAGTCAATGATGACATTGTTGATTTGTTAAGAACTAAAGGGCACAATATTGCAGATCAAACGAGATCTGGAGCTTCGGGAAGCGGAAAGGGTGCTGGCGAAATAGACATTATGATTAGGAAAAATAATGGAATCCCAGTCACAATTATAGAATGTTTCAGACTCGAAAGTTGTGGTCCAAAAAACATGGTAGTAGCGGAGCACTTAAAAAAATTATTAACGAGATACGATACTCATGAGCTCAAGCGAAAATTTGTTATTGTATTTGGGGAAGCAGAGAGATTTGACAATCTATGGATTAATTATTCTGATTATATCAAGAGTATAAACTCGAATGATACTTACGGCGATAAGTATCCTCTCTCTGGGTTTAGCGTTAGAGATGACTTGAATAGTTTTTCTAATATGAAAGTTGGTGTCTCTAGACATGAGAATAATGGAGAGATTATAGAAGTCGTTCATCTTGTCTTAAACATGAAATAA
- a CDS encoding hypothetical protein (KEGG: eca:ECA2756 hypothetical protein), whose protein sequence is MSQIQKIIQEVVLEKFTVDFIMSTFIDKELKNRGIILDDKQFKLLQSEIKITEVESVDYIQESICDILQKVGIEYNVARELDDYMDTIDGNVLTSFAEDLFTKAIKISFEKTLEKTLELAVNNLTHKIEPILEIQSKERERFGNGLVLIWGDALKKLDFFITTVTEVCRRYHSEHGDLSQREDGITFNALGRLLARACQISFEILTLLRAGFADGAYARWRTLHEVTAIALFISKHGEETAKRYLHHYVVDSYEAALAHQEYYQRLGYEPIPVDEFKDIKDDYDQTISEYGDSFKGQYGWAANALGLKKPTYKDVETSVKLDHLKPYYKYATSNVHATPTGIYAKLSLPESGFRSGLLTGYSMLGLDIPGRSTAMSLYQIAVAYFTLEADADNIHTCNLVEHFKLEVMKAFAEAADKIQVADSKDGE, encoded by the coding sequence ATGTCTCAAATTCAGAAAATAATTCAGGAAGTAGTGTTAGAGAAGTTCACCGTCGACTTCATCATGTCTACTTTCATAGATAAAGAGTTGAAGAATCGGGGAATAATACTTGACGACAAACAATTCAAACTTTTACAGTCAGAGATTAAGATCACTGAGGTAGAATCTGTCGATTACATACAAGAATCTATATGTGATATTCTGCAAAAAGTTGGCATTGAGTATAATGTCGCTAGAGAGTTAGATGATTATATGGATACGATTGATGGAAACGTTCTAACTTCATTTGCTGAGGATTTATTCACGAAGGCTATAAAGATTAGTTTTGAAAAAACTTTGGAAAAAACTTTAGAATTAGCTGTCAATAATTTAACACACAAAATTGAACCTATTTTAGAAATTCAGAGTAAAGAAAGGGAAAGATTTGGTAATGGCCTTGTGCTGATATGGGGTGATGCCCTTAAAAAACTTGACTTCTTTATTACAACGGTAACAGAAGTATGTAGAAGATATCATTCCGAACATGGTGATTTAAGCCAGAGAGAAGATGGAATCACCTTCAATGCTTTAGGTCGTTTGCTAGCACGAGCATGTCAAATATCTTTTGAAATTCTTACTCTGTTGCGAGCTGGATTTGCTGATGGTGCTTATGCAAGATGGCGAACATTACATGAAGTAACTGCCATTGCATTGTTTATTAGTAAGCACGGAGAAGAAACTGCTAAACGATATCTTCATCATTATGTAGTTGACTCATACGAAGCTGCTTTAGCTCACCAAGAATACTATCAGCGGTTGGGCTATGAGCCAATTCCTGTTGATGAGTTCAAAGATATTAAAGATGATTATGATCAAACAATTTCAGAATATGGCGATAGTTTTAAAGGTCAGTACGGCTGGGCTGCTAATGCACTTGGTTTAAAAAAGCCAACTTACAAGGATGTAGAAACAAGTGTCAAACTGGATCATTTGAAGCCTTACTACAAGTATGCAACTAGCAATGTTCACGCAACTCCAACAGGTATTTATGCTAAACTTAGTTTACCAGAGAGCGGATTCAGAAGTGGACTTTTAACAGGATACAGTATGTTAGGTCTAGATATCCCTGGTCGGTCAACTGCTATGTCACTTTATCAGATCGCGGTCGCTTATTTTACGTTGGAAGCAGACGCTGATAATATTCATACATGTAATCTAGTAGAACATTTTAAGCTAGAAGTGATGAAAGCGTTTGCAGAAGCCGCAGATAAAATTCAAGTAGCGGATTCAAAAGATGGAGAATGA
- a CDS encoding hypothetical protein (KEGG: azo:azo1851 hypothetical protein) encodes MISQHALKKTILVTSDLKCKLLINRTTTPFIISDNPAVKYNQFLENKNWSGAVTAYGSKGLQIFIPISPKHLIILYDSWSYKIGTKTNHVVEIKNDSDVDQINILQFLNCDKLIFFKNMEQQKLHYYKTRSNKYEKANIVVVKEFGVIDDRGSVKPNEALIMSYITSCRTNMSLDFIKQTKQSKQYIFNKGQAQIRKHSLKYIEQSGEDDYYDF; translated from the coding sequence ATGATTTCCCAACACGCTCTAAAGAAGACAATTTTAGTTACATCTGACTTAAAGTGCAAATTACTAATTAATCGGACAACTACTCCCTTCATTATCTCTGATAATCCTGCCGTAAAATATAATCAGTTTTTAGAGAATAAAAATTGGTCTGGTGCCGTAACTGCTTATGGAAGTAAAGGACTTCAAATATTTATTCCAATATCTCCGAAACATTTAATAATACTTTATGATTCTTGGTCTTACAAAATAGGCACTAAGACAAATCATGTAGTAGAGATAAAAAATGATTCTGATGTAGACCAAATAAATATATTACAGTTTTTAAATTGTGACAAACTTATATTCTTTAAAAATATGGAACAGCAGAAATTACATTATTACAAAACTCGATCTAATAAGTACGAAAAAGCAAATATAGTTGTTGTGAAAGAATTTGGAGTTATTGATGATAGAGGGAGTGTTAAACCAAATGAAGCTCTGATTATGAGTTATATAACGAGTTGTAGAACGAATATGTCTTTAGATTTTATTAAACAGACGAAACAATCCAAACAATATATATTTAATAAAGGACAGGCACAAATAAGAAAACATTCTTTGAAGTATATTGAACAATCCGGTGAAGATGACTATTATGATTTTTGA
- a CDS encoding transposase IS4 family protein (PFAM: transposase IS4 family protein~KEGG: rpt:Rpal_1074 transposase IS4 family protein), translated as MTKQWGPLTDYQWAAISPFFNLRRKRKHNLRKILDCILWLLRTGSQWRNIHPDWLPWQAVYYYFDQWKKANLFERINARLNQLDRQQQGREPLPSVLCIDTQSVKLSPMIYEHRGLDAHKLVNGRKRTFVVDTQGRLWVADIDAANRADGSLAVPLVQHILWRCGERLEKVFGDQAYNGVFAAELADWRIDFEKASRPESARGFVPIAKRWVVERSISWTNFFRRLVKDYEYTISSSVNWLYLANIQIMLQRIQHKNQT; from the coding sequence ATGACCAAACAGTGGGGGCCACTGACCGACTACCAGTGGGCTGCAATTTCGCCCTTTTTTAATCTTCGACGCAAGCGCAAGCATAACTTACGCAAGATTCTCGATTGTATTTTATGGCTGCTGCGCACGGGCAGTCAATGGCGTAATATTCATCCTGACTGGCTACCCTGGCAAGCGGTCTACTACTATTTTGACCAGTGGAAAAAAGCTAATCTTTTCGAGCGAATTAACGCGAGGCTCAACCAACTTGACCGTCAACAACAAGGCCGAGAGCCCCTACCTTCGGTGTTATGTATTGATACACAATCAGTTAAACTTTCGCCTATGATTTATGAACACCGAGGCTTAGATGCTCACAAGCTGGTCAATGGACGCAAGCGCACCTTTGTCGTTGATACTCAGGGACGCTTGTGGGTAGCCGACATAGACGCGGCCAATAGAGCTGATGGAAGTTTGGCGGTTCCTCTTGTCCAGCATATTTTGTGGCGGTGTGGTGAGCGGTTGGAAAAGGTATTCGGCGATCAAGCTTATAACGGCGTATTTGCTGCGGAATTAGCTGATTGGCGTATCGATTTTGAGAAAGCGTCTCGGCCTGAATCAGCCAGGGGCTTTGTGCCGATCGCCAAGCGTTGGGTAGTCGAACGGAGCATCAGTTGGACGAATTTCTTCCGTCGGCTAGTGAAAGACTACGAATACACCATATCTTCTTCGGTTAACTGGCTGTATTTAGCCAACATTCAGATCATGTTGCAACGGATTCAGCACAAGAACCAAACATGA
- a CDS encoding hypothetical protein (KEGG: mno:Mnod_7634 hypothetical protein), whose translation MNRTEKEDQHYVPKFYLRNFSVNNNKKQIGVFNVKTNGYVPLAKLKTQACKSFFYGVDGKVEDNLSILENLTAPIISKMINSEKVCNYDTEEYMILLTFAILMQLRNPIMANVVDESYERLTKQVHSRSKEDIEFFKTNKVPNIHNWNIGLSLSVLRGCWGIEKNW comes from the coding sequence ATGAATAGAACAGAGAAGGAAGATCAACACTACGTACCCAAATTCTACTTAAGAAATTTTTCAGTTAACAATAACAAAAAACAAATAGGTGTATTTAATGTCAAAACAAACGGATATGTGCCTCTTGCCAAGTTAAAAACTCAAGCTTGCAAATCTTTTTTTTATGGAGTAGATGGCAAGGTTGAAGATAATTTGTCTATATTAGAAAACTTGACGGCCCCTATAATAAGTAAGATGATAAATTCTGAAAAGGTTTGTAATTACGACACTGAAGAATATATGATTTTGTTGACTTTTGCAATTTTAATGCAATTAAGAAATCCAATAATGGCAAACGTAGTGGATGAATCGTATGAGAGATTAACAAAACAAGTGCATAGCCGGTCCAAAGAAGATATAGAATTTTTTAAAACAAACAAGGTTCCGAATATTCATAACTGGAATATTGGTCTTTCTCTGAGTGTCCTAAGAGGATGTTGGGGAATTGAAAAGAACTGGTAG
- a CDS encoding ATPase-like protein involved in chromosome partitioning (KEGG: xau:Xaut_0582 cobyrinic acid ac-diamide synthase): protein MYFSAEIPKDAKVAIVDTDLQGSITDLGEYLTGIDIVPIEELLNNNLASYDLIIVDTPPYLSNKLSELFAISDYVLVPTKAGILDAMAIRATIALLRQSMELKPALKAGIVLNMVLSRTSLNDEVKEILVDYGIPLHEAAISQRVSYTRSPMTNGVFGSDDGRAKEEVISLATEILNQLT, encoded by the coding sequence ATGTACTTTTCCGCAGAAATACCCAAGGATGCGAAAGTGGCTATTGTCGACACGGACCTGCAAGGCTCCATTACAGACCTCGGCGAATACCTGACCGGTATTGATATTGTTCCGATCGAGGAACTGCTTAACAACAACCTGGCCAGTTACGATCTGATTATCGTCGATACACCTCCTTATCTGTCCAATAAGCTAAGTGAGTTGTTTGCCATATCAGATTATGTGCTTGTACCCACGAAAGCGGGTATTCTGGACGCCATGGCCATCCGGGCAACGATCGCCCTGCTGCGGCAAAGTATGGAGCTAAAACCAGCCCTTAAAGCAGGTATCGTGCTTAACATGGTCCTCTCCCGAACCAGTTTAAACGATGAGGTAAAAGAAATACTTGTTGACTATGGGATACCACTGCACGAGGCTGCCATCAGCCAGCGAGTTAGCTACACCCGGTCACCAATGACCAATGGGGTATTTGGCAGTGATGACGGCCGGGCCAAAGAGGAGGTCATCAGCCTAGCCACTGAAATACTGAATCAGTTGACCTGA
- a CDS encoding plasmid maintenance system antidote protein, XRE family (KEGG: noc:Noc_0571 XRE family transcriptional regulator~TIGRFAM: addiction module antidote protein, HigA family~PFAM: helix-turn-helix domain protein~SMART: helix-turn-helix domain protein): MHNPPHPGTTLRVLYLENVGLSVTEAAQRLGISRKTLSQIINGHAGISPQMAILLSQAFPNTTPELWLTMQQRYDLWQASQRITHKVEPFVAVEA, encoded by the coding sequence ATGCACAATCCACCCCATCCAGGTACGACGCTAAGGGTGTTGTACCTGGAAAATGTGGGTTTGTCTGTTACCGAAGCAGCGCAGAGGCTTGGTATCAGTCGAAAGACACTCTCTCAAATCATTAATGGACACGCTGGTATTAGCCCTCAAATGGCAATACTTCTCTCTCAGGCGTTTCCTAACACGACACCCGAGCTCTGGTTAACCATGCAGCAACGGTATGATCTGTGGCAAGCCAGTCAAAGAATAACGCACAAGGTAGAGCCTTTTGTAGCTGTAGAAGCCTGA
- a CDS encoding plasmid maintenance system killer (PFAM: plasmid maintenance system killer~KEGG: noc:Noc_0570 plasmid maintenance system killer) — MIESFSHKGLEKSFEKDDNSGLPAQQVAKIRSIMAQLEAASKPEEMNFPGSDYHPLKGKRKGVYSAKVTGNYRITFRFNKKDGNAFDVNYEDYH; from the coding sequence ATGATCGAAAGTTTCTCGCATAAAGGACTTGAGAAGTCCTTTGAGAAAGACGACAATTCTGGCTTGCCTGCTCAGCAGGTGGCAAAGATTCGCTCAATTATGGCTCAGCTAGAGGCTGCCAGCAAACCCGAAGAAATGAACTTTCCGGGATCCGATTATCATCCGCTTAAGGGTAAACGAAAGGGTGTTTACTCTGCCAAAGTGACTGGTAATTATCGTATAACGTTTAGATTCAATAAGAAGGACGGGAATGCATTTGATGTGAATTATGAGGACTACCACTAG
- a CDS encoding hypothetical protein (KEGG: rpc:RPC_4690 hypothetical protein), with amino-acid sequence MAYSQAQIDKIGNLMVYITDRLGATSKTKLLKLVYIIEEEYIKQAGVPLTPLSFTHLPKGPVSTFINNQINKNREPLNRYVRIDKVNDQCWIRPIVDFSDDEFSEFDLQVINEVLERFGRYNADALIDYTHREGSIWKQMQDEFGGPPPAKQNTLNLFRLLDSEDVDPDLRESANEYKAFVNYLSAQE; translated from the coding sequence ATGGCATATTCGCAGGCTCAAATTGATAAGATAGGCAATCTGATGGTTTATATAACTGACAGATTGGGTGCTACGTCAAAAACGAAGCTGCTTAAACTGGTGTACATCATCGAGGAGGAGTATATTAAACAAGCTGGTGTGCCTCTTACTCCCCTGAGTTTTACTCATTTACCTAAGGGACCGGTTTCTACGTTTATTAATAATCAGATAAACAAGAATCGAGAACCTTTGAATCGTTACGTTCGTATCGATAAAGTCAACGATCAGTGCTGGATTAGGCCTATAGTTGATTTTAGTGACGATGAATTCAGTGAATTTGATTTGCAGGTAATAAATGAAGTACTTGAAAGGTTTGGACGGTACAATGCTGATGCTTTGATTGATTACACTCATCGAGAAGGAAGTATTTGGAAGCAAATGCAAGACGAATTTGGAGGTCCACCACCAGCTAAGCAAAATACCCTCAATCTATTTCGTTTACTTGATTCTGAGGATGTTGACCCTGATCTTCGTGAGAGTGCCAACGAGTATAAAGCATTCGTAAACTATCTCAGTGCCCAAGAATGA